One Tessaracoccus lacteus DNA window includes the following coding sequences:
- the cimA gene encoding citramalate synthase: MPLLPQRPAEFHVFDTSLRDGAQQEGLRLSVADKLKIAGYLDELGVGYIEGGWPGANPSDTEFFRLARDLELGTSTLVAFGATRKAGAKAADDPLTRALVEAGTDVVCIVAKSHDEHVARALRCSLEENLEMITDTVQYLISEGRRVFVDCEHFFDGYRANPEYALKVVATAHEAGAEVVVLCDTNGGMLPSWMGEVVEAAAATGAKLGIHCHNDTGCAVANTMAAVEAGVMHVQGTFNGYGERTGNADLSAVIPNLELKYGWSVLPEGRLPELSRVAHAIAQVANQPLIGRQPYVGASSFAHKAGLHASAIKVDANLYQHIDPELVGNSMRMLISDMAGRANIQIKGSQLGFDLDDRELAARVTAVVKDREAQGYSYESADASFEMLLRDELGLLRLPFEVQSWRVFTEERDGLNTSEATVKLTAKGRRQMVVGEGNGPVNALDAALRAALIPAFPEVADFDLRDYRVRILDEGHGTDATVRTLIDTAYEGNSWTTVGVGTNVVEASWEALSDALAYGIITHLA; the protein is encoded by the coding sequence ATGCCGCTTCTTCCCCAACGTCCCGCCGAGTTCCACGTCTTCGACACCTCCCTGCGCGACGGCGCGCAGCAGGAGGGCCTGCGCCTGTCCGTCGCGGACAAGCTGAAGATCGCCGGATACCTCGACGAGCTGGGCGTCGGCTACATCGAGGGTGGCTGGCCGGGAGCCAACCCCAGCGACACCGAGTTCTTCCGGCTGGCCCGCGACCTGGAGTTGGGCACGTCGACGCTGGTCGCTTTCGGGGCCACGCGCAAGGCGGGGGCGAAGGCCGCGGACGACCCGCTGACGCGGGCGCTCGTCGAGGCCGGGACCGACGTCGTGTGCATCGTCGCCAAGTCCCACGACGAGCACGTCGCCAGGGCGCTGCGCTGCTCGCTCGAGGAGAACCTCGAGATGATCACCGACACCGTGCAGTACCTCATCTCCGAGGGAAGGCGGGTCTTCGTCGACTGCGAGCACTTCTTCGACGGCTACCGGGCCAACCCCGAGTACGCGCTCAAGGTGGTCGCGACGGCGCACGAGGCCGGCGCCGAGGTCGTCGTGCTGTGCGACACCAACGGCGGCATGCTGCCGAGCTGGATGGGCGAGGTCGTCGAGGCGGCTGCAGCCACCGGCGCGAAGCTGGGCATCCACTGCCACAACGACACCGGATGCGCGGTGGCCAACACCATGGCGGCCGTCGAGGCCGGCGTCATGCACGTGCAGGGCACGTTCAACGGCTACGGCGAGCGCACCGGGAACGCCGACCTGAGCGCCGTGATCCCGAACCTGGAGCTCAAGTACGGCTGGTCGGTGCTGCCCGAGGGTCGGCTGCCTGAGCTCAGCCGCGTCGCCCATGCCATCGCGCAGGTGGCGAACCAGCCGCTGATCGGCCGCCAGCCCTACGTCGGGGCCTCGAGCTTTGCGCACAAGGCGGGGCTGCACGCCTCCGCGATCAAGGTCGACGCCAACCTGTACCAGCACATCGACCCGGAGCTGGTCGGCAACAGCATGCGTATGCTCATCTCCGACATGGCCGGCCGCGCCAACATCCAGATCAAGGGCTCCCAGCTGGGCTTCGATCTGGACGACCGCGAGCTCGCCGCGCGCGTCACCGCGGTGGTGAAGGACCGCGAGGCGCAGGGCTACTCCTACGAGTCCGCCGACGCCAGCTTCGAGATGCTTCTCCGTGACGAGCTCGGCCTGCTCAGGCTGCCGTTCGAGGTGCAGTCCTGGCGCGTGTTCACCGAGGAGCGCGATGGCCTCAACACGTCGGAGGCGACCGTGAAGCTGACGGCCAAGGGCCGCCGTCAGATGGTCGTCGGCGAGGGCAACGGCCCCGTCAATGCGCTCGACGCGGCCCTGCGTGCCGCGCTGATCCCCGCGTTCCCCGAGGTCGCGGACTTCGACCTGCGCGACTACCGCGTCCGCATCCTCGACGAGGGGCACGGCACCGACGCCACGGTCCGCACGTTGATCGACACCGCGTATGAGGGCAACAGCTGGACGACGGTCGGCGTCGGCACCAACGTCGTCGAGGCCTCATGGGAGGCGCTGTCCGACGCCCTGGCCTACGGGATCATCACGCACCTGGCCTGA
- a CDS encoding CPBP family intramembrane glutamic endopeptidase, protein MQLFVPGEPSDPPAGLSYPEALTRPGQSPAQPVFGLLLAFSAFALITPLFAQLILRVGHLFRGGEWADYLEAANSYLVVEGPVSGLLALALLTPICMLLVRYVNGIRPRWLFSVQPGPRWRYLLMCLVVAVVILNAVLWVGYAVKGVPEFHGGDAGWLVYLVALSITSPLQAVAEEVFFRGYLLQGIGTAVGHGAWGTWAGVVGSAAVFAMLHGTQNPALFAHRLSFGLIMGALVVVTGGLEAGIAAHVVNNLGAYAYALFTSSIAELKSTTAITWTDAAFDIAGFAIFAVVAWWLGRRLQVAVTTP, encoded by the coding sequence ATGCAGCTGTTCGTCCCGGGGGAGCCGAGCGATCCGCCTGCGGGGCTCAGCTACCCGGAGGCGCTGACGCGCCCCGGACAGTCGCCGGCGCAGCCGGTCTTCGGGCTGCTGCTCGCCTTCTCGGCGTTCGCGCTCATCACCCCGCTCTTCGCGCAGTTGATCCTGCGGGTCGGGCACCTGTTTCGTGGCGGCGAGTGGGCGGACTACCTCGAGGCGGCCAACTCGTACCTCGTGGTGGAGGGCCCCGTCTCAGGGCTGCTCGCGCTCGCTCTTCTCACCCCGATCTGCATGCTCCTGGTGCGCTACGTCAACGGGATCAGGCCCAGGTGGCTCTTCTCCGTCCAGCCGGGGCCGCGCTGGCGCTACCTGCTGATGTGCCTCGTGGTCGCGGTGGTGATTCTGAACGCCGTCCTGTGGGTCGGGTATGCGGTCAAGGGGGTGCCGGAGTTCCACGGCGGCGACGCCGGCTGGCTCGTGTACCTCGTCGCGCTGAGTATCACGTCGCCGCTGCAGGCCGTCGCGGAGGAGGTCTTCTTCCGCGGCTACCTGCTGCAGGGCATCGGCACCGCCGTCGGGCATGGCGCCTGGGGAACCTGGGCGGGAGTCGTCGGATCCGCGGCGGTCTTCGCGATGCTGCACGGGACGCAGAACCCGGCGCTGTTCGCGCACCGCCTGTCTTTCGGGCTCATCATGGGTGCCCTGGTGGTCGTCACCGGGGGACTGGAGGCGGGCATCGCCGCACACGTGGTCAACAACCTCGGCGCCTACGCCTACGCTCTGTTCACCAGTTCCATCGCAGAACTCAAGTCCACCACCGCCATCACGTGGACCGACGCGGCCTTCGACATCGCCGGCTTCGCCATCTTCGCGGTTGTCGCGTGGTGGCTCGGGCGCCGGCTCCAGGTGGCCGTCACCACACCCTGA
- a CDS encoding alpha/beta hydrolase — translation MTTVRLRPSALHSQLRSFFRFVPNPPITRPWLLRLMQAGSTRVSRPKLPASMTHRFVPLGDGAGAHVFAPRGRQRRAAVLWIHGGGFVVGSASQDHARCVRLARDLDVVVVSAEYRTAPGNPFPAALDDVHAAWTWLVEYADELGVDPGRLAVGGQSAGGGLAAALVQRVHDVPGAQPVAQWLFCPMLDDRTAADRSLDPVRHYLWNNRSNRVGWRSYLGVEPGAPDVPRYAAPARRENLAGLPPTWIGCGDIELFHGEDRRNAEALAAAGVPIVLDVVQGAPHACESIRGGAAVSTAYLRRAEGWLRGHLAGGL, via the coding sequence ATGACGACCGTCCGGCTGCGCCCGTCGGCGCTCCACTCCCAGCTGCGGAGCTTCTTCCGGTTTGTGCCTAACCCGCCGATCACCCGACCCTGGCTCCTGCGGCTCATGCAGGCCGGCTCGACCAGGGTGAGCCGTCCGAAGCTGCCCGCCTCGATGACCCACCGGTTCGTGCCGCTCGGCGACGGGGCCGGGGCACACGTCTTCGCTCCCCGGGGTCGGCAGCGGCGCGCGGCCGTGCTGTGGATCCACGGCGGCGGGTTCGTCGTCGGGAGCGCATCGCAGGACCATGCCCGCTGCGTGCGCCTGGCCAGGGACCTGGACGTGGTGGTGGTGTCGGCCGAGTACCGCACCGCCCCCGGAAACCCCTTCCCGGCCGCCCTCGATGACGTGCACGCGGCCTGGACGTGGCTCGTCGAGTACGCCGACGAGCTGGGCGTCGATCCTGGCCGGTTGGCGGTCGGCGGTCAGAGCGCCGGCGGCGGCCTCGCCGCGGCCCTGGTGCAGCGCGTCCACGACGTCCCCGGGGCACAGCCGGTCGCCCAGTGGCTGTTCTGCCCGATGCTCGACGACCGCACTGCGGCGGACCGGTCCCTCGACCCGGTCAGGCACTACCTGTGGAACAACCGCTCGAACCGCGTCGGCTGGCGCTCCTACCTTGGCGTCGAGCCGGGAGCCCCCGACGTTCCGCGCTACGCGGCGCCGGCCCGCCGCGAGAACCTCGCCGGGCTGCCGCCCACCTGGATCGGGTGCGGAGACATCGAGCTGTTCCACGGTGAGGACCGTCGCAACGCGGAGGCTCTCGCCGCAGCCGGCGTCCCGATCGTCCTCGACGTCGTCCAGGGCGCCCCCCACGCCTGCGAGTCAATCAGGGGCGGGGCCGCCGTCTCTACGGCCTACCTCCGACGCGCCGAGGGGTGGCTCCGCGGCCACCTCGCCGGAGGCCTGTAA
- the leuD gene encoding 3-isopropylmalate dehydratase small subunit yields MEPFINHTGIAVPLQRSNVDTDQIIPAVYLKRITRTGFEDGLFAAWRNDPEFVLNREPFTTGTILVPGPDFGTGSSREHAVWALQNYGFKVVIGSRFGDIFRSNSGKAGLLVALVTEEQVRELWAAIDADPDVETTVDLPSQTITRGNLTLSFTIDDYTKHRLLNGLDDVSMTLQHEEDIAAYEARRPSWKPKTIPARTAG; encoded by the coding sequence ATGGAACCGTTCATCAACCACACCGGCATCGCGGTCCCGCTGCAGCGCAGCAACGTCGACACCGACCAGATCATCCCCGCCGTCTACCTGAAGCGCATCACGCGCACAGGCTTCGAGGACGGGCTGTTCGCAGCCTGGCGCAACGACCCGGAGTTCGTCCTCAACAGGGAGCCGTTCACCACCGGCACCATCCTGGTGCCGGGCCCCGACTTCGGGACCGGGTCGTCGCGCGAGCACGCCGTCTGGGCGCTGCAGAACTACGGCTTCAAGGTCGTCATCGGGTCCCGCTTCGGCGACATCTTCCGCTCCAACTCGGGCAAGGCCGGCCTCCTGGTCGCGCTCGTGACCGAGGAGCAGGTCCGGGAGCTGTGGGCGGCCATCGATGCCGACCCGGACGTCGAGACCACCGTCGACCTGCCGAGCCAGACCATCACGCGCGGGAACCTGACGCTGAGCTTCACCATCGACGATTACACGAAGCACCGCCTCCTGAACGGCCTCGACGACGTCTCCATGACGCTGCAGCATGAGGAGGACATCGCCGCGTACGAGGCGCGTCGCCCGAGCTGGAAGCCGAAGACGATCCCGGCGCGCACAGCAGGCTGA
- the leuC gene encoding 3-isopropylmalate dehydratase large subunit — protein sequence MGRTLSEKVWDDHVVRSAEGEPDLLYIDLQLVHEVTSPQAFEGLRMAGRKVRRTELTLATEDHNTPTLNILAPIADPVSRKQVDTLRANAAEFGVRIHSLGDKDQGVVHIIGPQLGVTQPGMTIVCGDSHTSTHGAFGALAYGIGTSEVEHVLATQTLPQAKPKTMAVNINGELADGVTAKDVVLALIAKVGTGGGQGYIVEYRGTTIENLSMEGRMTICNMSIEWGAKAGMIAPDDTTFAYLKGRPHAPEGEDWDAAVEYWRTLKTDDDATFDVEVDIDAAALTPFVTWGTNPGHGVPLGGVVPSPEDFDSEVEQATAARALEYMALTPGTPMRDIAVDTVFLGSCTNGRIEDLRLAASVLKGRRKADSIRMLVVPGSARVRLQAETEGLDEVFKEFGAEWRAAGCSMCLGMNPDQLAPGERSASTSNRNFEGRQGKGGRTHLVSPAVAAATAVAGRLAAPADL from the coding sequence ATGGGCAGAACCCTGAGCGAGAAGGTGTGGGACGATCACGTCGTCCGGTCGGCCGAAGGAGAGCCTGATCTCCTCTACATCGACCTCCAGCTCGTGCATGAGGTCACCAGCCCCCAGGCCTTCGAGGGCCTGCGGATGGCGGGGCGGAAGGTGCGCCGCACCGAGCTGACGCTGGCGACGGAGGACCACAACACCCCGACGCTCAACATCCTCGCCCCCATCGCCGACCCGGTGTCGCGCAAGCAGGTCGACACTCTGCGCGCCAATGCCGCCGAGTTCGGCGTGCGCATCCATTCGCTGGGCGACAAGGACCAGGGCGTCGTGCACATCATCGGCCCGCAGCTCGGCGTCACCCAACCGGGCATGACGATCGTGTGCGGCGACTCGCACACGTCCACGCACGGCGCGTTCGGCGCGCTGGCCTACGGCATCGGCACCTCCGAGGTCGAGCACGTGCTCGCCACGCAGACCCTCCCGCAGGCGAAGCCGAAGACCATGGCCGTCAACATCAACGGGGAGCTGGCCGACGGCGTCACCGCCAAGGACGTCGTGCTGGCGCTGATCGCCAAGGTCGGCACCGGCGGCGGCCAGGGCTACATCGTCGAGTACCGCGGCACGACCATCGAGAACCTCTCGATGGAGGGCCGCATGACGATCTGCAACATGTCGATCGAGTGGGGCGCCAAGGCGGGCATGATCGCGCCCGACGACACGACGTTCGCCTACCTGAAGGGCCGCCCGCATGCGCCCGAGGGCGAGGACTGGGACGCCGCCGTCGAGTACTGGCGGACTCTGAAGACCGACGACGACGCCACCTTCGACGTCGAGGTCGACATCGACGCCGCCGCGCTGACCCCCTTCGTCACCTGGGGCACCAACCCCGGCCACGGCGTGCCGCTCGGCGGCGTCGTGCCCAGCCCGGAGGACTTCGACTCCGAGGTCGAGCAGGCCACCGCAGCCCGCGCGCTGGAGTACATGGCGCTGACTCCCGGCACCCCGATGCGCGACATCGCGGTCGACACCGTCTTCCTCGGCTCCTGCACCAACGGCCGCATCGAGGACCTGAGGCTCGCGGCCTCGGTGCTGAAGGGGCGCAGGAAGGCCGACAGCATCCGCATGCTCGTGGTCCCCGGCTCCGCCCGGGTCCGCCTGCAGGCCGAGACGGAAGGCCTCGACGAGGTCTTCAAGGAGTTCGGCGCCGAGTGGCGCGCGGCCGGCTGCTCGATGTGCCTCGGCATGAACCCCGACCAGCTCGCCCCTGGAGAGCGTTCGGCCTCCACCTCGAACCGCAACTTCGAGGGCCGCCAGGGCAAGGGCGGACGCACGCACCTGGTGTCTCCCGCCGTCGCAGCCGCCACCGCCGTCGCCGGCCGCCTGGCCGCCCCCGCCGACCTCTGA
- a CDS encoding 3-isopropylmalate dehydrogenase: MTSAKIAVIGGDGIGPEVTAEAIKVLTAVAPDTFEFVDYDLGAERWLRTGEVLPDSVLEELKHVDAIALGAVGAAPGSKAIPSGLLERGLLLKLRFAFDHAINLRPSILYPGVPTPLAPGLVEGRTVDFVVVREGTEGLYCGNGGAVRVGTAQELATEVSVNTYFGVERVVRDAFRRAQARRGKLTLLHKHNVLVNAGRLWNRAFTEIAAEFPDVTTNYLHIDAAMIAMVVDPSQFDVIVTDNLFGDIVTDLAAAVTGGIGLAASANINPTGEYPSMFEPVHGSAPDIAGKGIADPTAAISSMALLLDHLGRPELARRIDEAVSADIAERGGEKLGTTQIGDRIAARVA, from the coding sequence ATGACTTCAGCGAAGATTGCCGTCATCGGCGGCGACGGCATCGGCCCCGAGGTGACTGCAGAGGCCATCAAGGTCCTCACCGCGGTCGCGCCCGACACCTTTGAGTTCGTCGACTACGACCTGGGAGCCGAGCGCTGGCTGCGCACCGGCGAGGTCCTGCCGGACTCGGTGCTCGAGGAGCTGAAGCACGTCGACGCCATCGCGCTGGGCGCCGTCGGCGCGGCCCCCGGCTCGAAGGCGATCCCCAGCGGCCTCCTCGAGCGCGGCCTGCTGCTGAAGCTGCGCTTCGCCTTCGACCACGCCATCAACCTGCGCCCGTCGATCCTGTACCCGGGCGTGCCCACCCCGCTGGCGCCCGGCCTGGTCGAGGGTCGCACGGTGGACTTCGTCGTCGTCCGCGAGGGCACCGAGGGACTGTACTGCGGCAACGGCGGCGCCGTCCGCGTGGGCACCGCCCAGGAGCTCGCGACCGAGGTCTCCGTCAACACATACTTCGGCGTCGAGCGCGTCGTCCGCGACGCCTTCCGCCGTGCGCAGGCCCGCCGCGGGAAGCTCACCCTGCTCCACAAGCACAACGTGCTGGTCAACGCCGGTCGCCTGTGGAACCGCGCGTTCACCGAGATCGCCGCCGAGTTCCCGGACGTCACGACCAACTACCTGCACATCGACGCAGCGATGATCGCCATGGTCGTCGACCCGTCGCAGTTCGACGTCATCGTGACCGACAACCTGTTCGGCGACATCGTCACCGACCTGGCGGCGGCCGTCACCGGCGGCATCGGGCTCGCGGCCTCGGCCAACATCAACCCGACGGGCGAGTACCCGTCGATGTTCGAGCCCGTGCACGGCTCCGCCCCCGACATCGCGGGCAAGGGCATCGCCGACCCGACGGCCGCCATCTCGTCCATGGCGCTGCTGCTCGACCACCTCGGCCGGCCGGAGCTCGCGCGCCGGATCGACGAGGCCGTCTCGGCTGACATCGCGGAACGCGGGGGCGAGAAGCTCGGCACCACGCAGATCGGTGACCGGATCGCCGCCCGCGTGGCCTGA
- a CDS encoding prolyl oligopeptidase family serine peptidase, with translation MDPHQWLEDVAGDDALDWVRERNALTVVEYGSSDDFVSLRDDLLAIYDADDRIPVVRARGERLYNFWRDGEHPRGLWRRTTLDEYRKSSPLWETVLDLDALCEAEGENWVWHGADVLRPDHRRALISLSRGGADADVTREFDLETLSFVDDGFFRPESKGGLSWIDDDTVFLVAADGPEAVNLAGYGRRVRQWRRGTPIESAEVVFEGPADNNGYGIYPGRDHAEGFERDLLVHYLDSRDTALYVRAIGELGFTKVEAPDSASKDVHGQWLTIELREPWTVGAVTYPAGALLVARFDEWLSGDRRTLEMVFEPTETTSLVGVTYTRSHLVLNVLDDVKNALVVLTHGGGGWSRRPLEGVPEFGTIAVSAVDGDESDGLWLSVNDYLTPPSLLLGSADAVAPAPEVLKSQPAMFDASRHVAEQHFVVSLDGTRVPYFLVRPKDAPFDGSTPTLLYGYGGFEIPLLPGYSGGIGKGWLEKGGAYVVANIRGGSEYGPRWHQAALRQNRHRAYEDFAAVARDLVTSGLTSPAHLGMMGGSNGGLLAGNMLTQYPEMFGAIVIRVPLLDMQRYHTLLAGASWMAEYGDPDDPADWEFIQGFSPYHLFDAGREYPPTLIMTSTRDDRVHPGHARKFMAKMLEAGKDVRYYENIEGGHGGAADNSQAARMDALYLTFLWRHLAG, from the coding sequence ATGGATCCGCATCAGTGGCTCGAGGACGTGGCGGGCGACGACGCGCTCGACTGGGTGAGGGAGCGCAACGCGCTGACCGTGGTCGAGTACGGCTCGAGCGACGACTTCGTCTCTCTGCGCGACGACCTGCTCGCGATCTACGACGCCGACGACCGGATCCCCGTGGTCAGGGCGCGGGGCGAGAGGCTCTACAACTTCTGGCGCGACGGGGAGCATCCCCGCGGGCTCTGGCGCCGCACGACGCTCGACGAGTACCGCAAATCCTCCCCACTGTGGGAGACGGTCCTCGACCTCGACGCCCTGTGTGAGGCGGAGGGCGAGAACTGGGTCTGGCACGGCGCCGACGTGCTGCGGCCGGATCACCGGCGGGCTCTGATCTCCCTGTCGAGGGGCGGCGCCGACGCCGACGTGACCCGCGAGTTCGACCTGGAGACGCTCTCGTTCGTCGACGACGGGTTCTTCCGCCCGGAGTCGAAGGGCGGCCTGTCCTGGATCGACGACGACACGGTGTTCCTCGTGGCCGCCGACGGGCCGGAGGCAGTGAACCTCGCGGGCTACGGGCGACGCGTCCGCCAGTGGCGTCGCGGCACGCCCATCGAGTCGGCGGAGGTGGTCTTCGAGGGCCCTGCCGACAACAACGGCTACGGCATCTACCCGGGCCGCGACCATGCCGAGGGCTTCGAGCGGGACCTGCTCGTTCACTACCTCGACAGCCGCGACACCGCGCTGTACGTGCGGGCCATCGGCGAGCTGGGGTTCACGAAGGTAGAGGCCCCGGACAGCGCCTCCAAGGACGTCCACGGGCAGTGGCTCACGATCGAGCTGCGCGAGCCATGGACCGTCGGCGCAGTCACGTACCCGGCGGGGGCGCTGCTGGTCGCGCGGTTCGACGAGTGGCTGTCGGGGGATCGGCGCACCCTGGAGATGGTGTTCGAGCCGACGGAGACCACCTCGCTGGTGGGGGTGACCTACACCCGTAGCCACCTGGTGCTCAACGTGCTGGACGACGTGAAGAACGCGCTCGTCGTCCTCACCCACGGCGGCGGCGGCTGGTCGAGGCGCCCGCTGGAGGGCGTACCGGAGTTCGGCACCATCGCGGTCAGCGCCGTCGACGGGGACGAGAGCGACGGGCTGTGGCTCAGCGTCAACGACTATCTGACGCCGCCGTCGCTCCTGCTCGGCAGCGCAGACGCGGTGGCTCCCGCGCCGGAGGTCCTGAAGTCGCAGCCGGCCATGTTCGACGCGTCGCGACACGTGGCGGAGCAGCACTTCGTCGTCTCCCTCGACGGCACCCGCGTGCCCTACTTCCTCGTGCGGCCGAAGGATGCTCCCTTCGACGGCTCCACGCCCACACTGCTGTATGGCTACGGAGGGTTCGAGATCCCGCTGCTGCCCGGCTACTCCGGCGGCATCGGCAAGGGGTGGCTGGAGAAGGGCGGCGCCTACGTCGTCGCCAACATCCGGGGTGGCAGCGAGTACGGGCCGCGGTGGCACCAGGCGGCGCTGCGTCAGAACCGGCACCGCGCCTACGAGGACTTCGCCGCGGTCGCGCGGGACCTGGTGACGTCGGGACTCACCTCACCGGCCCACCTCGGCATGATGGGCGGCAGCAACGGCGGGCTGCTGGCCGGCAACATGCTCACGCAGTACCCGGAGATGTTCGGCGCCATCGTGATCCGGGTGCCGCTGCTCGACATGCAGAGGTACCACACCCTGCTCGCCGGGGCGTCCTGGATGGCTGAGTACGGCGACCCGGACGACCCCGCGGACTGGGAGTTCATCCAGGGCTTCTCGCCGTACCACCTGTTCGACGCCGGACGGGAGTACCCGCCGACCCTCATCATGACCTCGACGCGCGACGACCGCGTCCACCCCGGGCACGCGCGCAAGTTCATGGCGAAGATGCTCGAGGCGGGCAAGGACGTGCGGTACTACGAGAACATCGAGGGCGGGCACGGCGGGGCGGCCGACAACAGCCAGGCCGCCCGGATGGACGCCCTGTACCTCACGTTCCTCTGGCGGCACCTGGCGGGCTGA
- a CDS encoding fumarylacetoacetate hydrolase family protein gives MRIARFATAGQDPAYGIIELAVDGGDHPDTISTLTGDPLAGVPVNYTGERHDLAAVRLLAPVIPRSKVVGVGRNYAEHAAEMGNELPSAPLLFFKPNTAVIGPDETILRPEGCTDLHFEGELAVVIGSRRTSSGRDVYCKQVPVEQAAEWIFGYTIANDVTARDWQAADDQWARAKGSDTFLPLGPWINTHVPLEEAASLTIETRVGDEVKQSGSTSQMVHGIAELVSYISASITLLPGDIILTGTPAGVGPMVPGDEVHVSIDGLGTLSNPVAEA, from the coding sequence ATGCGCATTGCACGTTTCGCCACCGCAGGACAGGACCCCGCCTACGGGATCATCGAACTCGCCGTCGACGGGGGAGACCACCCCGACACCATCTCGACGCTGACCGGGGACCCTCTCGCCGGTGTGCCGGTCAACTACACCGGCGAGCGGCACGACCTGGCCGCGGTGCGCCTGCTCGCGCCGGTGATCCCACGCTCCAAGGTGGTGGGCGTCGGCCGCAACTACGCCGAGCACGCCGCAGAGATGGGCAATGAGTTGCCCTCCGCGCCGCTGCTGTTCTTCAAGCCGAACACGGCCGTCATCGGGCCCGACGAGACCATTCTCCGGCCGGAGGGCTGCACGGACCTGCACTTCGAGGGCGAACTGGCCGTCGTCATCGGGTCGAGGCGCACCAGCAGCGGCCGCGACGTGTACTGCAAGCAGGTCCCCGTCGAGCAGGCCGCCGAATGGATCTTCGGCTACACCATCGCCAATGACGTCACCGCCCGCGACTGGCAGGCCGCCGACGACCAGTGGGCCCGCGCGAAGGGTTCCGACACCTTCCTGCCGCTCGGCCCGTGGATCAACACGCACGTCCCGCTGGAGGAGGCCGCCTCGCTGACGATCGAGACCCGCGTCGGCGACGAGGTGAAGCAGTCCGGCAGCACGTCGCAGATGGTGCACGGCATCGCCGAGCTCGTCTCCTACATCAGCGCGTCCATCACCCTGCTGCCCGGCGACATCATCCTCACCGGCACCCCCGCGGGCGTCGGGCCGATGGTTCCCGGCGACGAGGTGCACGTCTCCATCGACGGTCTCGGCACCCTGTCGAACCCGGTCGCCGAGGCATGA
- a CDS encoding IclR family transcriptional regulator, whose protein sequence is MDDSSGVGVLDKAAAVLSALEHNPLTLAGLVTATGLARPTAHRLAVALEHHRFVGRDLQGRFVLGPRLIELAESAGEDPLLATAGPILGRLRDITGESVQLFRRQGDQRICVAAVERPHGLRDTVPIGAQLPMNAGSAAQVLLAWEEPDKIEKLLDHASFSLATLQAVRRRGWAQSVAERETGVASVSAPVLAPSGKLIAAVSVSGPIERLTRSPGRLHAPAVLAAAERLSEVLRRSGAPE, encoded by the coding sequence ATGGACGATTCTTCTGGCGTCGGAGTACTCGACAAGGCGGCCGCAGTGCTGTCTGCACTCGAACACAATCCCCTGACCCTCGCCGGCCTCGTGACGGCCACCGGACTGGCCCGGCCGACGGCCCACCGCCTGGCCGTCGCGCTCGAGCACCACCGCTTCGTCGGGCGCGACCTCCAGGGCCGCTTCGTGCTCGGCCCCCGCCTGATCGAGCTGGCGGAGTCTGCTGGCGAGGATCCGCTGCTGGCCACCGCCGGCCCGATCCTCGGCAGGCTGCGCGACATCACCGGCGAGTCGGTGCAGCTGTTCCGCCGCCAGGGCGACCAGCGCATCTGCGTCGCCGCCGTCGAGCGCCCCCACGGCCTGCGCGATACCGTCCCGATCGGCGCCCAGCTGCCCATGAATGCCGGTTCCGCCGCCCAGGTGCTGCTGGCCTGGGAGGAGCCGGACAAGATCGAGAAGCTGCTCGACCACGCCTCGTTCTCCCTGGCGACGCTGCAGGCCGTCCGCCGTCGAGGCTGGGCCCAGTCGGTGGCCGAGCGCGAGACCGGCGTGGCGTCGGTGTCCGCACCGGTGCTGGCGCCGTCGGGCAAGCTCATAGCCGCCGTCTCCGTCTCCGGCCCGATCGAGCGCCTCACCCGCTCCCCCGGCCGACTGCACGCGCCCGCTGTCCTCGCGGCCGCCGAGCGACTCAGCGAGGTTCTGCGCCGCAGCGGCGCCCCCGAGTAG
- a CDS encoding magnesium transporter — protein MGPLSALLGGTGGGSVRAQAVGEVRFGDIWRVVWRELRVGLLLGCMLALLGLVVGSLFVGWEVASVVAASLVLICAWAATIGGAMPLIAKRVGI, from the coding sequence TTGGGACCGCTCAGTGCACTTCTCGGCGGAACCGGGGGGGGCTCGGTACGCGCGCAGGCCGTCGGCGAGGTGCGCTTCGGCGACATCTGGCGCGTCGTGTGGCGCGAGCTGCGCGTCGGACTGCTGCTGGGCTGCATGCTTGCACTGCTGGGGCTGGTCGTCGGGTCGCTGTTCGTCGGCTGGGAGGTAGCTAGCGTCGTCGCGGCCAGCCTCGTGCTGATCTGCGCGTGGGCCGCCACCATCGGGGGAGCGATGCCGCTGATCGCCAAGCGAGTCGGCATCTGA